The Nitrospirales bacterium genome includes a window with the following:
- a CDS encoding ATP-binding protein, producing MSCPESPQEFEQAYRQQLFMNQALLKALSVGVCLIDEAGAIVSLNHAGSRLLGWSESSVKGKPAHDLWECVLPESDRERPACPLHICQETQSPIWSPSVRLRTRQGEWLWVELSCLAMTEMGGVGTMITFRDLRTEIQLREESRQLSSIPEESPFPMIEVDASGNLLYANPVMTRLMQESGIGNSGFSEAFPAHFLSLIHDCLTTNTIRQNIEVNVGQNQYAWVFSPHPEAGLVRGFGMDISERKLAADKLTAFARRMECNNRELDQALIKAEAATKAKAAFLATMSHEIRTPLNGVIGMTEMLMDSTLTLEQREWTTLVRSSAEGLLTIVNDILDFSKIEAGKLQLEVVRFDVRLVLEDVLDVFADRAHKKGLDLAGYVHHMVPRYLHGDPNRLRQILTNFIGNAIKFTEHGHVLVKVTDVSAERNVGKDVRSEKDQEVQDKIPQPDDPWSSPGSSHSCSVHLRFSVEDTGIGIPEDAQQRLFEAFSQADVSTTRKYGGTGLGLAISRQLVELMEGSVGVNTTDGGGATFWCHIPFISEPDDRQEQAMVVQFSEERVLSVGCLPATASALHGVFREWSVKWEATTDCAKAHVWLREAAVKGQGFSILFVDACIPEPYQQTFILAVKADPLLHHLRVVLLANIGVGVLRHQDEGCEIDACLNKPVRRSSLLRCLSGMAESDQDQPSGMTVESSAYADRPDHQHIQVLQSPGLAQGPKVLVVEDNAVNQKVLTWALKKMGCLVTLAGNGRVALDVSCGEEFDLIFMDWQMPEMDGLETTRAMRIREVEDEEREAIHDQGNRRHVPIIGMTANAMKGDREQCLEAGMDDYLSKPVRAQDLRIMLEKWAPDFFSETPSSSRESSEELHDAITQEGPMAPSGMEESDSLSFPDTAPVYDLDHALRELEGDEKLLLSLVEIFLQTGPELMHAIHTAFEEQNYHELERQAHQLKGASGTLQAHEVSGASARVEKAARAKNLEALRNAFVELEHEFVQLCPVLEGLVARGIQASCESNRSVMSK from the coding sequence ATGAGCTGTCCAGAGTCTCCACAAGAATTTGAACAGGCATATCGTCAACAACTGTTCATGAATCAGGCTCTCCTGAAAGCCCTATCCGTCGGAGTATGTCTGATTGACGAAGCCGGAGCGATCGTCTCCTTAAATCATGCGGGTTCTCGACTGCTGGGATGGAGCGAATCGTCAGTCAAGGGGAAGCCGGCCCATGATCTTTGGGAATGTGTGCTGCCAGAGTCTGACCGGGAGAGGCCTGCTTGTCCTCTTCACATCTGTCAGGAAACCCAGTCGCCGATCTGGTCGCCAAGTGTGAGGTTGCGGACACGTCAAGGAGAATGGTTATGGGTTGAATTGTCGTGTCTCGCAATGACGGAGATGGGCGGGGTCGGGACGATGATCACGTTCCGTGATTTACGGACGGAAATACAATTACGTGAGGAATCACGACAATTGTCTTCTATTCCCGAGGAAAGCCCATTTCCCATGATCGAAGTGGATGCATCGGGAAATCTCTTGTATGCCAATCCTGTGATGACCCGATTGATGCAGGAGTCGGGCATCGGGAATTCGGGATTTTCTGAGGCATTTCCAGCACATTTTCTCAGCTTGATTCATGACTGTTTGACGACGAATACGATCCGACAAAATATCGAAGTCAATGTCGGGCAGAATCAGTATGCGTGGGTATTCAGTCCACATCCTGAAGCGGGGCTCGTGCGTGGGTTCGGAATGGATATTTCAGAACGGAAGCTAGCCGCAGATAAGCTTACGGCTTTTGCCCGCCGGATGGAATGCAACAATCGGGAACTCGATCAAGCCCTGATCAAAGCTGAAGCGGCGACCAAAGCCAAAGCCGCATTTTTGGCGACGATGAGCCATGAAATACGGACCCCACTCAACGGCGTGATTGGTATGACAGAAATGCTCATGGACTCGACGTTGACCTTGGAGCAACGTGAGTGGACGACGCTTGTTCGTTCTTCTGCTGAGGGACTCTTGACGATCGTTAATGACATTCTCGATTTTTCTAAGATCGAAGCTGGAAAACTGCAATTAGAAGTCGTCAGGTTCGATGTACGGCTCGTGCTTGAGGATGTCCTTGATGTGTTCGCGGATCGTGCCCACAAAAAAGGTCTTGACCTCGCCGGATATGTGCACCACATGGTGCCGCGTTACTTACATGGCGATCCTAATCGCCTTCGTCAAATTCTGACGAACTTTATCGGGAATGCTATCAAATTTACCGAACATGGCCACGTATTGGTGAAAGTGACGGACGTCTCGGCGGAACGGAACGTTGGGAAAGATGTGAGGTCTGAGAAGGATCAGGAAGTGCAAGACAAGATACCGCAACCCGATGACCCGTGGTCTTCTCCCGGTTCATCTCATTCGTGTTCTGTCCATCTACGGTTCTCCGTGGAAGACACTGGAATTGGGATACCAGAAGACGCTCAGCAGCGACTGTTTGAGGCGTTTTCGCAGGCGGATGTGTCGACCACACGAAAGTATGGTGGAACCGGACTTGGGCTGGCGATTTCTCGTCAACTTGTAGAATTGATGGAAGGCAGTGTCGGCGTTAACACCACTGACGGAGGCGGGGCGACGTTTTGGTGTCACATCCCTTTTATCTCTGAGCCGGATGATCGGCAAGAGCAGGCGATGGTTGTCCAGTTCTCTGAAGAACGTGTGTTAAGCGTCGGCTGTTTGCCTGCGACAGCCAGTGCGTTACACGGGGTATTCCGGGAATGGTCGGTCAAATGGGAAGCGACGACTGACTGTGCAAAAGCTCATGTTTGGTTGCGTGAGGCGGCAGTCAAAGGTCAGGGCTTTTCCATATTATTTGTGGATGCCTGCATTCCAGAACCTTACCAGCAAACGTTCATCCTAGCAGTGAAGGCCGATCCGCTTCTGCATCACCTTCGTGTGGTGTTGCTCGCGAATATTGGCGTGGGTGTGCTTCGACATCAAGATGAAGGCTGTGAGATTGATGCGTGCTTGAACAAACCGGTTCGTCGATCTTCATTACTCCGCTGTTTATCCGGCATGGCTGAATCCGATCAGGATCAGCCCAGTGGTATGACGGTCGAGTCATCCGCTTACGCCGATAGACCTGATCATCAGCACATTCAAGTCTTACAGAGTCCAGGCCTAGCGCAAGGGCCGAAGGTTCTGGTCGTGGAGGACAATGCTGTCAACCAAAAAGTCCTCACTTGGGCGCTGAAAAAAATGGGATGTCTGGTGACGCTCGCGGGAAATGGCCGGGTGGCTCTGGATGTGTCTTGTGGGGAGGAATTTGATCTGATTTTCATGGATTGGCAGATGCCGGAAATGGACGGGTTGGAAACGACCCGGGCGATGCGGATTCGCGAAGTGGAAGATGAGGAGCGAGAGGCGATTCATGATCAAGGCAATAGACGGCACGTGCCGATCATTGGGATGACGGCCAACGCGATGAAGGGTGATCGGGAGCAATGCTTAGAGGCCGGGATGGATGACTATCTCTCCAAGCCTGTTCGAGCGCAGGATCTTCGAATCATGCTGGAGAAGTGGGCTCCCGACTTCTTTTCCGAGACGCCATCGTCTTCCAGGGAATCGTCAGAGGAGCTGCATGACGCAATCACACAGGAAGGACCGATGGCTCCTTCAGGAATGGAGGAGTCTGACTCTCTCTCTTTCCCTGATACCGCTCCGGTGTATGACCTTGATCATGCCCTACGGGAATTAGAAGGTGATGAGAAGCTTTTACTGAGTCTTGTTGAAATTTTTCTCCAAACAGGTCCGGAATTGATGCATGCCATACACACAGCATTTGAGGAGCAGAACTATCATGAACTAGAAAGACAGGCTCATCAACTGAAGGGAGCATCGGGGACTTTGCAGGCTCATGAGGTTTCTGGCGCCTCAGCACGAGTCGAGAAGGCCGCGCGTGCCAAAAATCTTGAGGCGCTGCGGAACGCGTTCGTTGAACTCGAACATGAGTTTGTGCAGTTATGTCCAGTCCTGGAAGGTCTTGTTGCACGAGGCATTCAAGCATCCTGTGAGTCCAATCGTTCCGTCATGTCGAAATGA
- a CDS encoding response regulator, which translates to MKNPVVPERILVVDDEQSILEAMAEAIRMLNFTVSTAQHGDEAWKKFEEEKPDVVVTDVHMPHRDGLALTSQIKVFAPSCPVIVVTGFGSEEAAISALKAGASDYLVKPFQFSALRQAVERACTLVRAKKADEQIVPVVDQVDGTFILDNMPEMVGSVVNAALRTLSGCMSEKQILGVRVALQELLINAMEHGNLNISSDEKRRAILDDTYEELLETRRDSPAYRNRRVRLSFCHDVSMGTVEFRVHDEGDGFDWKCLVNRNEDQLLSASGSGRGIFLVRTLIHDIRYVGKGNEVVLHVTHAIDEEKVHERVS; encoded by the coding sequence ATGAAGAATCCAGTTGTTCCGGAACGTATCCTTGTCGTTGATGATGAACAGTCGATCTTGGAGGCGATGGCTGAGGCAATTCGCATGTTGAACTTTACTGTGAGTACCGCGCAGCACGGCGATGAAGCCTGGAAAAAATTCGAAGAAGAAAAACCGGACGTTGTCGTGACCGACGTTCATATGCCTCATCGTGACGGGTTAGCGTTGACGAGTCAGATCAAAGTGTTCGCTCCCTCTTGTCCGGTCATCGTCGTAACGGGGTTCGGGAGTGAGGAAGCTGCCATCTCGGCTCTGAAGGCCGGAGCGTCGGATTATCTTGTTAAGCCTTTTCAATTTTCAGCTCTTCGCCAAGCTGTTGAGCGGGCATGTACGCTCGTTCGAGCCAAAAAGGCCGACGAACAAATTGTCCCTGTCGTCGATCAGGTGGACGGAACCTTTATCCTCGATAATATGCCTGAAATGGTTGGAAGCGTCGTCAATGCTGCGCTGCGCACACTCAGTGGATGTATGTCGGAAAAGCAAATATTAGGTGTGCGAGTAGCTTTGCAAGAATTACTCATCAACGCGATGGAACATGGGAATTTAAATATTTCTTCCGATGAAAAGAGGCGAGCGATACTTGATGATACGTATGAGGAGCTCCTGGAAACCCGCCGTGACAGTCCAGCATACCGAAACCGTCGCGTTCGTCTTTCCTTCTGTCACGATGTATCAATGGGAACGGTGGAATTTCGAGTTCATGATGAGGGAGACGGGTTCGATTGGAAATGTCTGGTGAACAGGAATGAGGATCAATTGTTGTCCGCATCGGGGTCGGGCCGAGGCATTTTTTTAGTCAGAACCCTCATTCACGACATTCGGTATGTGGGCAAGGGAAATGAGGTTGTGCTTCATGTCACTCATGCGATCGATGAGGAAAAAGTTCACGAAAGAGTTTCGTAG
- a CDS encoding helix-turn-helix domain-containing protein, with amino-acid sequence MNDLLTLHEVSTFLKVPKSTIYKLARERRLPGHKVGKHWRFVKEEIEAWVQNAGIEEAVGVGASHNAHDRFSLN; translated from the coding sequence ATGAATGATTTGCTCACATTACACGAGGTTTCTACATTTTTAAAAGTCCCGAAGTCGACGATATACAAATTGGCTCGCGAAAGACGTCTTCCCGGTCATAAGGTAGGTAAACACTGGCGCTTTGTCAAAGAAGAAATCGAAGCCTGGGTGCAAAATGCGGGGATCGAAGAGGCCGTGGGCGTCGGGGCTTCTCATAACGCTCACGATCGGTTTAGTTTGAACTGA